The window GGACAACACGTGGTCAAGGAGACCTGAAAATCAGGTCTGAGAGCATTTAGCCTGGCCTTGGGAGATTTCCTCCTCAAGAATCCTAAGCTTCTGGGGCCTTGATTTGCCTTCCACCTCAAGAATCCTAAGCTTCTGAGGCCTTGATTTGCCAGTAGGCAATGTCTAGCATCAATGTCAGGCAGAGGCTGGGGTTCCTGGTTTTAAATAGCCAAAACCTCCTTGTGAGATTTCCAAATGGAGAGGGGGACCTTGATGACAGGAAACCACCATTAGGATCAATGGACAAAGATTGCTCCAAGAGATTACTTTTAAGCTTGTGGAAACTCTGGAGCAGGACTTCTGGTGTCTTTGTTTCTATCTTGGCTCACACAGATATATGAGGAACATATGTCAGGGCCAGGGTTAGGCCCAGGGCACCTTTGAAATATTGCCATCCCTAGACAGTCCAGGAGACTGTTTACTTTGGGCCCTGTAAAGGACCTATCTCCTGTGCTATAATAAAGATACACAGTTAACTTCATCACACCCTTTGCCCTTCACCCGTGGTCATTAACACACAGGGCCTGCTCAACCATGTTTGTAACAAGGACCAGTTCATATCCTCCTTCTGTATGCAAACCATTCTTCAAAGTGAAAGTCACCTGGGTACCACCTGCCACCCAGAGGCTAGACAACTGCCTACTAGGTTACAAACTGTCCCCACACCTTCTCAGTTTATCTGCTTCTTGGTCTCCCTAGGAACCTCTACATGGACACCAGAATGCTGGTGCTGTCTTACGAAATATTAACCACATTTATGGGCCAAAATATCACAATTTCTAGACatgcttcttcatttttaagatgGGAGATGCTTGCTGCTCCCTTCACTGAGACTTCAGATTGGGCATCACACATGGTATAACTGACTGCTCAGGATATGCCAGGCCTTTTGCTATGTAGTGTCTGTTAACCTCATGCGGTGCTCCCAGCCCTGTGAGGTACGCATTATGCTCtgcatttttttcagatgagaaaacaggcttggAGGTTGGGTATCTTTCCCAAGGACACCTGGAGGAGAAGGTGTAGAGCTGGGACGCGTCTGGATCCCCCGACTATGGCCTGAGAGCGGGATGTGAGTGGCCTGGGCCCTCGCGAGACCCCGACCCCGCCCGCGGCAGGTGGCCGGGCACAGCCGAGAAGTAAGCCCTGCCAGCTCTCCCGGGTGCGGGGACGCGCGCGCCCACCTTCGCAAACGAGACTTCCGGGATCCCGGAGGGGGCGGAAGTCGAGGCCTCTCTCGCTTCCGGCTCGGCCATTGTTTTTGGTCTAACGGGCAGTAGAGTGTCCGGCTTCGGTGCCGAGTGCCACCGCGAGTGGGCCGAGACGCGGAGGGAGGCGCGGCCGGAGCTCGGGTCGCCGACGCTGGCCAGGACCGCGCTTCTTCCCGGCGGCAGGCGGCGCGGTCCCCGTGACTCTCAGAAGCCGCCCGATGTAGAGCCGCTTCTTTGTCTCATACCCCTGACCATTCGTGCGTGGCACGGAGCCGGGTATCTGCGGGTACAGCGATGAACAGGGCAGACGTGGCCAGGTGAGCGGCGCTGCTGAAGCCTGGTTTAACACGAAAGGTAGATCGCTGTTTTCCCAGCTCTTGCAGTAGGAAACTGTATGAACTGTCATATTTGGGTCAGACCCAGGCTCAGAATCGCAAACGTGGAGCGTGACttggaaatgcaaaaatccaATTGAGATTTTAAAGTGCTGAGCATTCGGAACACTAtgggaagcaggagaatggcctgaacttTCTACATATATGGGATCTTAGAGCAGAgtttacagattattttaaagtccttctttgtctttttaaagagaTTGAGACACAGGGATCTGGGCTCTTGGTGAACTGGAAGCACAGCACAGATGCCCTAGTTACCAGTAAGGTGCTGATTTTAAAACGTTCAAAGTTTTCCTCCACTTCAGTGTCAGCTAAATGtatcatattcattcatttcccAATTATGTGTGCCATGTGCACACGTGTACAAAGATGACTGGAAGTCAGCTCTGCCCTTTGTATCCTCCCAGAAAGCAGGGGAGACAGTCGTGTAAACCACAAACGATTACAGTGTGAGATGTGCTCTACTAGAGGTTTGAATGAAAAAGGTAGTTTGGGATCACTGAGACAATAACCACCTCTCTAAGCCTAGCGTGATCAGGAAGGCTTTCTAGGGGAGGTGCATTGAGTAAAAAAAGGTCTAGTATTTTCTGATTCCATTTGGTTCCTTTCCTTTGGTGGCCGTGCAGCAGTTTGGAGGGTGAGAGTGGTGAGTTGTGCATAAACCAGTTAAAGGGTTATAGTGAGAGGTACACAAAGGGAAGCTACCAGCACTCTTCCTGATGGGGCAATCAGGAAAACCAAGAAAAAGTTGCCTTTGTTCATGGTCTTGACAGACAAGTTTGCCAaaagttgaagaagaaaaattcaaagaaagagTATGTGTGGCTTCTAAGTGTGTCTCTAGAGCTTTAGCTCCAAACtttctttattttgcatttctatcagTAGAAGAGGTTTGATCACTTACTCCCTACATTggtttatttgtaatttaaacaTGAATACTACTATACAAATTGTAATGCACATTATAAAACATACATTAAATAGGAGTTAAATAACTTAGTATTTTCTCTTGCACCCTTTGGGATAGCCTGCATTTCCCACATTGGAGACCATTGCTGTCTTTCTAGCATGGGTACTTGGGGTGAGTGGTAGAGGGTGTGGCTGGTTGTGAAGGGGGTAAGGCCAGGTTGTGAAGGGCTGTGAATGCAAGGCATAGACATTTAGATTTTATCCTGTAGGTAATGGGAGCCACTGAAACTTTAAGAAGGGCATCATTTGGAGAGATGCTTACTAAGAATGCCTGGTTGTGTTCTTTTTTCCTGGAGCTTTGTTTTTTAACTCAGTGGAGGATTGTCATCAGCCTGGGGCTGAATACTCCAAGAACTCTGATTTCACTCTTGTTTCTGTAGGCCACACTACCATCACCCCTTTCTCCAACCCTGAAAAACAGTTCCTGAGACCTGAACTATTGACCATCATTTTAATCGGACCAACTGCAGCTGTAACAAGCTTCTCTTTGGGGTCACAATGACCACTGCAGGCAGGGGAAATTTAGGCCTCATCCCCAGGAGCACTGCTTTCCAGAAGCAAGAGGGGCGCCTGACTGTGAAGCAGGAGCCAGCAAACCAGACCTGGGGGCAGGGCAGCAGTCTCCAGAAGAACTATCCTCCTGTCTGCGAAATCTTCCGGCTACACTTCAGGCAATTGTGTTACCACGAGATGTCTGGGCCGCAGGAAGCATTGAGCCGGCTTCGGGAGCTCTGccgctggtggctcatgccagagGTGCACACCAAGGAGCAGATCCTGGAGCTGCTGGTGCTTGAGCAGTTCCTGAGCATCCTCCCTGGGGAGCTCCGGACCTGGGTGCAGCTGCATCACCCTGAGAGTGGTGAGGAGGCTGTGGCTGTGGTGGAGGATTTCCAGAGACACCTCAGTGGATCAGAGGAGGTGAGCAGTTGAGTCTAGAATGGCGGCCTGATGCTTCTCTAATGCTTGGGTTAGCCTAGGAATAGGCATTCTCCACTTCCCAGGCCCTAGGCCAGTTTGCCTTTAGGGTTGCTGAACTTGTCCTGTGGATAGAGGGAAAATAGTTTTGTGCTCCAAGCCATAAACACAAGTGCACATCCCAGCTAAGCTCTGTGATTCACCCTGTGAAATACTGTGTTCTGAGCCTAGCTTCATCCTGGAGATTCGCATGGTACTCCTGGCAGGCGGGGGATCTGCATGCTGGTTAGAATAGGGCGATCGGGGGAAGGCGGGCCTTTGGGTATGCTGATAATACGAGCCTTCATTTGAGACATTCTCTTTGCTCACTTCCTTGGACTTCTCAGagtcaattttctctttttctgcctctttgaTTCCCTGAAAGGTGACATTTTTGGGCCTTGTaattatttgttccttttgctaGCTCTCCAAACCTAACTGGGATCTTTTTGCATCTTTAATTCTAATTTAAGTTTTCCCTATTTCCTGGAGTTCTTGCAAATGTAATACCAAGGTAATTTAAACTAGAGGAATAGTTGGGAAGAGTGAGCAGTAAGACACATTGGAAAATCTGGTTTCTAGGACCATAGAGCCAACTAGCTCTGTGCCCATGTGTTTCAGTCAGGGTTTAGCCAGAGAGGTAGAATCAGTAGgagagaggggtgtgtgtgtgtgtgtgtgtgtgggcatgggcacacatgcatgtgcatgtgtaaaGAGATTTattggtggctgggcatggtagctcatgcctgtaatcccagcactttgggaggccgaagggggtggatcacttgaggtcaggagtttgagaccagcctggccaacatggcaaagccccattgctactaaaaatacaaaaatttgctaggtagggtggcatatacctgtaatcttagctactggggaggctgaggcaaaagaatcacttgaacccaggaggcagaggttgcagtaagccaagatcacgccactgcactccagcctgggtgacagagcgagacttcatctcaaaaaaaaaaaaaaagaaaagaaagagagatttattGCTAGTAAGTGGCTTACGTAATTGTGAGGCTGACTAGGCAAGTCTGAAACCCATAGGCAGGCCATCGACAAGGGCAGCCCAAAACAGTGGCACAAGCTGAAGCTGCAGTGCACAGgtggaatttcttctttcttctttgtcctttcttctttttcctcctcctcctccttttattctctttcttcttctttcttcctcgtctgctttctcctttcttcttcatttttttttttttttttttttgggtcttgctctgttgcctaggccagaatgcagtggcatgaacatggctcactgcaagctcagcctcctggctcaagtgatcctcccaccttagcctcctgagtagctggtaccacagtcatgtgccaccacaccaggctaattttttttattgtagacatgtggtcttgttatgttgcccaggcttgttcttgaattcctggcttcagaTGAtattcttgccttggcctcccaaagcactgcgattacaggcatgagctaccacgcctggcctggaatttCTTCTTCATGGAACTTTTAGCTTtgcttttaagggcttacaactgaTTGAATCAGGCTCATGCATTCATCCGTTATCTAGTATAATCTCCCTTACTTAAACTTATTATGTActttaatcacatttttaaaatagtttacagCAACACCTGGATTGATGTTTGATTAGTACCAAGTTGACACATCAAAAGATCATCACACCATGGATAAGTTAGTTCTTCCTAATGAGTTTCAAATTGTTCCCCTATAATAGAAGCAGGGTGAACTAGAGGTCCCCTCTACCCCTTTGTACTTTATCAggggaaaacagtatagagaattTCCCAAGTACccaatatatcattttattcaatgctttttttcctagagagtctcaccctatcacccaggctggagtgtggtggcacaatcttggttcactgcaacctctgcctcctgggctcaagtgatcctcccacctcagcttccctagtagctgggaccataggtgtgagccaccacacctggctaatttttgtgtttttagtagagacggggtttcaccatgttgtccagggtggtcttgaactcctgagctcaagaaagccacctgcctcatcctcccaaagtgctggaattacaggtgtgagccatcacgctcaGCCTattcaatgctttttaaaaaatgattacatATCACTAGGGAATCAGTTCTAGTTGATCAGGATCCTGGGGCTAGACATTTTTCCAGGATTATTAGCAGTACACATTTGTCATTATCAACCATCATTTTCTTTGTGTAAACAAGTAAGCACATATGAGTAAATCAACCATCACAAGGGTCTAGAGAGCAGCTGGGCCAGCCATGGCAATGACAGGTGGCTGAAGACATATTTAGAGAACCATTTAGTGAGggtggcagaaggaaaatgtcCCTATTTCCTGCTTGGTTTTGCTTAAGAAGTTAATGCTTCCTCCATTAAAACTTTTAGTGCTTTATCCAGCTAGCAGCCTCAGAAAAGGGTGACTGTTGAGTCACAACCCAAGAAAATGACTAACAGTAGACAGTGAGGCAGCTGAATGCTCATGGCTCCAGCTTGGGTGTAGGGTCTTTGGAGTCCATTTCTTAATCTCCCACTACTGTCAGTGTTATGTTTTCTGACACGAAGACATAAGGGCAGGACTATCTTTCATCAGCAGGCGTTCAGAAAATGTTTACAGAATGgctaaatgaataaacaagctTTTCCATGGAAGTTTGCCAAGAGGAGATTAAGGAGGGTCCAGGTAAATTGGAGTCATTTTGCTTATCAGGAGCAAGCCACTTTATTGCTGCAGAAGGAgcatgtacatgtgtgcacatTGTGGCTGGGAAAGGTTTGTATAGTGATCCCTGCTGGGCTGCAGAGTCATGCAACTTGCAGAATTCTTTTGtttcctgtatcttttttttttttttttttttttttgagacaaagtctcactctgttgcccaggctggagtgcagtgacacaatctcagctcactgcaagctccgcctccttcacgccattctcctgcctcagcctcctgagtagctgggactacaggtgcctgccaccacgcccagctaattttttgtatttttagtagagacagggtttcaccatgttagccagaatggtttcgatctcctgacctcatgatcctcccgcctcgttctcccaaagtgctgggattacaggcatgagccaccacgcctggcctgtttcctgTATCTTTTTTCATCTCCTGCCAGGGTTACAAAACAGGCAGTGCAGTaatcattatctccatttgacAAGTGAAGTGAGCACATGTAGTAAGCATTCCCTTGCCCGAAAGATTTAGCTGAGGTGTGGTTGTTTCTGATTACCATCAAGTGGGAGGACCAGGATTTTCCATCTCCCTAGTTTCTAAGCCAACAGCTTTTCTCTAGGGTCTTGCTGTGGAATGCCATATTAGAATGAGGTTTTCATGTCTTCAAGGAAGGGAAACCTGTgattctgtattagtctgttttcacactgctataaagaactacctgggtaattaaaaagaaaagaggtttaattggcccacagtttcacaggcttaacaggaagcatgactgggaggtctcaggaaacctacaatcatggcagaaggcaaagaggaaggaaggaccttcttcacattgTGGCAGAAGAGAATGCAGGGGGAAGtgacacatacttttaaatgatcagatctcatgagaacccacAAGAACACCAAGGGGAGATctaccccatgatccagtcatctcccaccaggcccctcctccaattcgttgtgagatttgggtgggaacacaaatctAAACCACTATtattctgccctggcccctcccaaatctcatgttcttttcacattgcaaaatacaattatcccttctcaacagtcccccagacttaactcatttcagcattaactcaaaagttcacagtccaaagtctcatctgagacagggtaagtcccttccacctatgagcctgtaaaataaaaaactagttagttacttccaagatacaatggggatataggcattgggtaaatgctcccattccaaatgggagaaattggccaaaacaaaggggttacatgtcccatgcaagtccaaaaccaagcagggcagtcattaagtcataaagctccaaaataatctcctttgactccatgtctcacatccagggcatgctgatgcaagagatcagttcccaaggccttgggcatcctggcccctgtggctctgcaggttATAGCCCCCATGGCTGCAGTCACCAACTGACATTGAGTGCCTGTgccttttccaggcacatggtgcaagctgcttgtggatttaccattctggggtctggaggatggtggccctcttctcacagctccactagggaaTGCCTCAGCAagactgtgtgggggctccaaccttGCATTTCCCCTTCACACTGCCTTAGTAGAGGTTTTTCCATGACAGTtttgcccctgcagcagacttctgcctggacatccaggtgtttccatacctcctctgaaatctaggaggagattcccaaacctcaactcttgccttctgcacacctgcaggcccaacaacATGTGAAAGCTGccagcttggggcttgcaccctctgaggACACAGCCTGAGCTataccttggcctcttttagccacagctggagctggagtggctgggacacaggggaccatgtcctgaggctgcacagagcagctaggccctgggcctagcccatgaaaccattgttttctcctaggcctccaggcctgtgatgagagggggcTGCTGTGAATGTCTCTAAAATGCCCTGGAGACGTTTTCCCCATTGTGTTGGCTATTAAaatttggctcctctttacttattcaaatttctgcagcaggcttgaatttctccccagaaaacgggtttttcttttctaccacatggccgggctacaaattttccaaatttttatgctctgcttcccttttaaatataagttccagtttcagatctCTTTGTTCACAAATATGAGTGGACACTTTTAGAAACAGCCaggtcacttcttgaatgctttgctgcttagaaatttcttctgctagagggctgggcgtggtggctcacgcctgtaatcccagcactttgggaggctgaggcaggtggatcacgaggtcaggagatcgagaccacggtgaaaccccatctctactaaaaatacaaaaaattagctgggcatggcggcgggtgcctgtagtcccagctactcgggaggctgaggcaggagaatggcatgaacctgggaggcggagcttgc is drawn from Homo sapiens chromosome 3, GRCh38.p14 Primary Assembly and contains these coding sequences:
- the ZKSCAN7 gene encoding zinc finger protein with KRAB and SCAN domains 7 isoform 2 (isoform 2 is encoded by transcript variant 4) codes for the protein MTTAGRGNLGLIPRSTAFQKQEGRLTVKQEPANQTWGQGSSLQKNYPPVCEIFRLHFRQLCYHEMSGPQEALSRLRELCRWWLMPEVHTKEQILELLVLEQFLSILPGELRTWVQLHHPESGEEAVAVVEDFQRHLSGSEEVSAPAQKQEMHFEETTALGTTKESPPTSPLSGGSAPGAHLEPPYDPGTHHLPSGDFAQCTSPVPTLPQVGNSGDQAGATVLRMVRPQDTVAYEDLSVDYTQKKWKSLTLSQRALQWNMMPENHHSMASLGWSTMA